Sequence from the Methanobacterium alkalithermotolerans genome:
ATCCTTACCCATCCAATCAAGGTCATGGGCAACATTTATAAGATCATTAAGAGTCCAATGCTTAAATTTCTTAATTGTATTATTTTTATATTTAGGAGCATATGGGGACTGATTAGCATCTTTAGGATTCTTTTCCACATTATGAATTAAAACACCTTCTAATATACTTCCCATTAATATGATTGCAGCAAGAAATGCTTCAGCAGATAAACAAGATTCTATTTCGTTCCAGCGGAGTTCAAGAATATTACATAGTTTTTCATCGCATACTATTTTATTAAAATTAATATAATCAATTACACAAGTTTTAGTAGTCTTATTAATAGGAATATATGAATCACTAATTTTTAATCGTGGTTCTATGCCATCAATAATTACTTCAAAGCCTTCTAAAGCTAAATATACATTTAATTGTTTTAGAACCTCTTCATGTATTTTATTATTATAATATTCTTTAGGATGGGCCAATCGTAATATAACTTTTTCAATAGAAGAATCTAAATTATAATTCTCTAATTGATCTAAAACATACCATTTGCGTGTTTCATTAGTAAATTCACGACATTCGAGTCCTGCATTGTTGAAAAATTTTGGTAAATCTGAACCTTTTCTGTAACAAGGGCAATCATTATAATTATCCTTAAAAAGCTTATCTGCTAATTTATCCCCACATATTAACTCTGAAATCATTTCTAGAGTTTTATAATCTAGTTTCATAGTATTCTCCAAATATCAAATTTTACTAAATGGATTATAGGATGGTATTGCTCTCATTTAGCTATTTAATAGTAGATTCCCTATATTAAACACTAAGAATATCTTTTATTACTATATAGATTCAATGCTATTTATTTTATTATTCTATTAATCTGGCCGGTATTCTTTATTTGAATTTAAAAGAACTACTACTTTAAATCAGATATAAAATTAGTTAAAAAGTATATTATTTTGAGTATGCCATCTAGTTATAGAAGTTCTATTCCATTTTAAATCATTTTAAATTAATTAAATATTGTGGATTCAATAATTGAGTATTAAAAAACATATTTTAGATTTATGGGGAGTTGTTTACTCTTATTTTATTAGTTTAAGAGTTCGCCGTCAAACGTCTGCCGACTTCAACCGGAATAAAAAATTCCGGCATCGTCGTCAAACGTCTGCCGGCGCGCTGGAAAACTATTTGACCTGTTTTAAACTGGAGAGTTATAGCAACATTAAACCATATCAATTTATTATATGGGGTGTAAATATCCATAGAATAAGTATAAATTTTATGGGGAGAATAGATGGCCACTCAAAGTGAAGCAGCACTGGAATCAAAACTAATCAATAAACTGGCAGATGGGGGATATCAGCGGGTCCAAATAAATGATGAAACTGAATTAAAATCTAATTTCAAGGCCCAGCTGGAAAAATTTAACCATATCCAACTCACCGACAAAGAATTCAATCAGATATTGATTCACTTAGAAGGTGGGACCGTCTTTGATAAGGCCAAGAAGCTCCGGGATAGGTATGAGCTTAAAAGAGAATCCGGCCCGGTAAAATATATTAGTTTTTTAAATAAGAAGGATTGGTGTAAAAACATATTCCAGGTTACTAACCAGGTGACTTTGAGAAAAAAATATGAAAACCGGTATGATGTCACCATCCTGATTAATGGCCTGCCTTTGGTGCAGATCGAACTAAAAAAAAGAGGAGTGGAACTAAAAAGGGCTTTTAATCAAATAAATAGATACCATCGCCACTCTTTTAAGGGATTATTTAACTATGTGCAAATATTTGTCATAAGTAATGGTGTAAACACCAAATACTATGCCAATAATAAAGATTTAAGCTTCAAGTATTCTTTTTACTGGAAGGATAAGGATAATCATAATATCTCCAATCTGGATGAATTTGCCGATATTTTCCTGGAAAAATGCCATTTATCTAAAATGATTGCCCGTTACATTGTTCTTAATGAAACGGATAAGGCCTTAATGGTTCTGCGAGCATATCAGTACTATGCCGTGGAGGCCATACTGGACAAGGCCCTCAATACTAAACAAAACGGGTATGTGTGGCATACCACCGGTAGTGGAAAGACTCTTACTTCTTTTAAAGTAAGCCAGATCCTGGAAGGGGAGGAGGGTGTTGATAAAATTATCTTTGTGGTGGATAGAAAGGACCTGGATTACCAGACCACCAAGGAATTTAACAGCTTCTGTGATGGGGCGGTGGATGGAACAGATAATACCAAATCACTCTTAAAACAGTTATCTGGATCTAATAAGTTAATCATAACTACTATTCAGAAGCTAACCCGGGCCGTGGATAGGCATGATATTAAATTAAAAGATGTTAAGGATAAGAAGATTATTTTAATGTTTGATGAGTGTCACCGTAGCCAGTTTGGGGAAATGCACAAGAAGATTACCGGGTTTTTCACCAATCTACAGTACTTCGGGTTTACCGGCACCCCTATTTTTGCAGTTAACTCCAATAAAAAAAGAACCACACGGGACATATTTGGGGAAAAGTTACACACTTATGTGATTAAAGACGCTATACATGATCAAAATGTCCTGGGATTTTGCGTGGAATACCTGGGAACCTATAAAAATAAGGCCGTAATTGATATTGAAGTAGAAGATATTGACCGCAAAGAAGTAATGGAATCAGATCTGCGGCTGGAAAAAATAGTGGAGTACATAATCAATAATCACGATAAAAAGACCTATAATCGGGAATTCAATGCTATTTTTGCAGTTAGTTCCGTTAATGTACTCAAAAAATACTATGATCTATTTAAGAGTAAGGATCATGACTTGAAAATAGCCACCATTTTCTCCTATGATGATAATGAAGAGATTAAGGGTGAAAAGCACTCCCGGGAGAAATTGGATGAATATATAAAAGATTATAATGAATTATTTGGAACCAATTTTTCCACGGAAACCTTTGACCAGTACTATGTTGATGTGGCCAAAAGATCTAAAGACAAACAGATTGACATTTTAATCGTTGTTAACATGTTTTTAACTGGTTTTGATAATAAATTTTTAAATACTCTCTATGTTGATAAGAATTTGAAATATCACACCCTGGTACAGGCCTATTCCCGTACTAACCGTTTGTTAAATGAGAAGAAAAAGCAGGGGAATATTGTTTGTTTCCGCAACCTGAAAAAGTTCACTGATGATGCCATACGTCTTTATTCTGATGAAGACGCAGCAGAAGTAGTTTTAATGAAAACCTATGACGAATATGTAAAAGATTTTAATGAAGTCCTGGTGCAATTATTCGAATTAACTCCTGATGTTTATGATGTGGATGAATTACCCTCCGAAGTAGAAAAGAAGCTGTTTGTGCAGATTTTCCGGGAATTATTGCGATTAATCACCCGGCTATACATATTCACTGAATTTGATTTCGAAGATCTGGATATACCGGAGCAGGCCTTTGAAGATTTTAAAAGTAAATACCTGGACATTTATGAAGAAGTGAATACTCCTACTGGTGTGGAAAAAACATCGGTACTGGATGATATTGACTTTGAAATAGAACTCATAAGAAGAGACGATATTAATGTGACCTATATCTTAACCTTACTTAAAGAACTGGATTATAATAGCCCCTCCTTTGAAAAGGATAAGGAGTTCATAATAGGCACCATGGAAAAATCCCGTGAGCTCCGGAGTAAAGTACAACTCATAGAACAATTCATTGATAATAATATTCCTCAGATTGAAAATAAAGATCATATCGAGGAGAATTTTGAGATTTTCCTGGAAAAAGAAAAGGAAAAGGCCATTGACACGCTGATTAAAGAAGAGAAATTAAATGATGATCTAGCCAGGGATATTATATCTGAATATGAATTTTCAGGCAAAATGCAAAATAATCTTATTAAAGAATCATTTTCAGATATAATGGGTTTAAAAGAAAGAAGATCCAAATTAAAAACTATTAAAGAGTACATTATGAATTTAGTGGATAAATTCAGCTGGTAAAACTTTAGATATTATTTATGGGGAGTTGTAGTCATTGTCAGAATATCAAAATAAACTTGAAAGCAAATTATGGGCCATTGCCGATGAATTAAGAGGCAATATGGATGCCAATGAATTCAAAAACTATATCCTGGGGTTCATTTTTTACAAATACCTATCTGAAAAAATAGAACTCTACCTCAACCAGGAACTAAGAGAAGATGGAGTAACCTTTAAAGAGGCCTTCAAGGATAAGGAGTTACGGGAAGAGATTGAGGCCGAGGCCCTGGAGAATCTGGGGTATTTTTTGGAACCCAAGTGTCTTTTCCAGAGCCTGGTGGCAGAAGCACTCAATGGCCAGTTTATTATGGAGGACCTGGAAAGGGCCTTAAAGCGTATTGGTGATTCCGCCGCGGGCCATGAAAGTGAAGAAGATTTTGTCAATCTATTTGATGATGTGGACTTACAATCCTCCAAGCTAGGTAGATCCGTGGAGGATAAAAATAAGCTTATTTCCAGGATTATTTTGCATTTGGCGGAGATTGATTTTAAGCTGGATGATCAGGAACAGGATATTTTAGGTGATGCCTATGAATATCTCATTGCTCAGTTTGCCTCCAGTGCCGGTAAAAAGGCCGGGGAGTTCTATACTCCTCAGCAGGTTTCCAAGATACTATCCCGTATCGTGACCCTGGGTAAAAGTAAGATTAAAAGCGTCTATGACCCTACCTGTGGGTCTGGTTCGCTGCTTTTGCGGGTGGCCCGTGAAGCTCGTGTATCTGATTTTTATGGTCAGGAATTAAATCAGACCACCTATAACCTGGCCCGGATGAATATGATCTTACATGATGTTAGTTTTAGTGATTTTGATATACAGCAGGGTGATTCCCTGGTAAATCCCCGTCACTTTGGTGATAAGTTTGAGGCTATAGTGGCCAATCCTCCTTTTTCTGCTCACTGGTCCTCAGATAAGAGCTTCCTTGATGATGAACGATTCAGTGCCTATGGTAAATTAGCCCCTAAATCCAAGGCGGATTTTGCTTTTGTGCAGCACATGATTTATCACCTGGATGAAAACGGTACCATGGCCATAGTCTTACCCCATGGTGTATTATTCCGTGGTGCCGCCGAAGGCGTTATCCGGAAGTATCTGGTGGGGGAGAAGAATTATCTGGATGCGGTGATTGGTTTACCGGCCAATGTTTTCTATGGGACCAGTATTCCCACAGTGGTGCTGGTATTTAAAAAGTGCCGGGAAGATGATGCAGATGTGCTCTTTATTGATGCTTCTAAGTACTTTGAGAAGGTTAAAAATCAGAATCGTTTAAGGGAGGATGATGTGGATCGGATTATTGATACCTATCGTGAAAGGGTTGAGGTGGATAAGTTTTCCCATAAGGCCACCTTGGAGGAGATCCAGGAGAATGATTATAATCTGAATATTCCTCGTTACGTGGATACCTTTGAAGAGGAAGATCCGGTGGATCTGAATGCAGTGGTTAAGGAACTGGAATCCCTGGAAGAAGAGATTGAATTGGTTGATGCAGAGATTGAAAAATACTGTGCTGAGCTGGGTATTAAGGCCCCTGTTTTTAGGAGGTGAGGGGTTATGAGTGTGCCTGAGTTGAGGTTTCCGGAGTTTGAGGGGGAATGGGATGAATTCAAACTTAAAGAAATATCTACTGAAATAAAAAGGACTTCTGAAAATGTAAATGAAGATGTTTTAACTATATCTGCTAGTGTAGGTTTTATTAGTCAAAAGGAAAGATGGAATAAAGTAATTGCGGGCAATAGTCTTAAAAAGTATGTTCTTCTTAAAAAAAATGAGTTTTCATATAATCGGGGTAACTCCAAATTATTCCCTTATGGTTGTATTTATAGATTAAAAAATCACGATTCTGCTTTAGTTCCTAATGTGTATCGTAGTTTTTCATTAAATGGTCAGAATCCTCTTTTCTTCGAACAATATTTTATTGGAGGATATATTGACAGACAACTTCGTAGGATAATTTCTTCTAGCGCAAGAATGGATGGCTTATTGAATATAAGCAAATCTGATTTTTTTGATGTAAAAATTAAAGCTCCTAAAATTGACGAGCAGGCGAAAATTGGCTTTTTTTTAGCAAAAGTTGATGAAAAAATAGAGAAGTTAGAGAAAAAACTTGAGCTTTGGGAAGCTTATAAAAAAGGAATGATGCAGAAGATATTCAGTCAGGAATTACGGTTTAAAGATGAAAATGGGGAAGACTATCCTGACTGGGAAGAAAAGAAGTTAACTGAAACCGGAAAAATAGTTACTGGAAACACTCCTTCCACTAAAAATAAAGAATATTATCATGAGGGGACATATCTTTGGGTCACTCCGACGGATATAAGTTCTTCTAAATATATTAAATCAACTGAGAGAAAATTAAGCGATGCGGGAATTAAAAAAGCTAGGATTGTTTCAAAGAATAGTGTTTTAATAACTTGTATTGCTAGTATAGGAAAAAATTGTATTATAACTGAAAATGGGAGTTTTAATCAACAGATTAATGCTATTACTCCTAAAAAAGAATTTTCACATGAATTTATGTATTATATTATCGATAAGAACTCTGAAAAACTCAAAAAATTCGCAGGTATTACAGCAACCCCGATATTAAATAAAAAAAGCTTTGAAAATATGAAATTTGAATTCCCCTGTCTTGATGAACAGATTAAGATTTCAAATAGTTTATCTTCCTTAGATAACAAATTAGGATATTTAAATGGAGAAATTCAAATAAATTATAACTTCAAAAAAGGATTATTGCAAAAAATGTT
This genomic interval carries:
- a CDS encoding type I restriction-modification system subunit M — encoded protein: MSEYQNKLESKLWAIADELRGNMDANEFKNYILGFIFYKYLSEKIELYLNQELREDGVTFKEAFKDKELREEIEAEALENLGYFLEPKCLFQSLVAEALNGQFIMEDLERALKRIGDSAAGHESEEDFVNLFDDVDLQSSKLGRSVEDKNKLISRIILHLAEIDFKLDDQEQDILGDAYEYLIAQFASSAGKKAGEFYTPQQVSKILSRIVTLGKSKIKSVYDPTCGSGSLLLRVAREARVSDFYGQELNQTTYNLARMNMILHDVSFSDFDIQQGDSLVNPRHFGDKFEAIVANPPFSAHWSSDKSFLDDERFSAYGKLAPKSKADFAFVQHMIYHLDENGTMAIVLPHGVLFRGAAEGVIRKYLVGEKNYLDAVIGLPANVFYGTSIPTVVLVFKKCREDDADVLFIDASKYFEKVKNQNRLREDDVDRIIDTYRERVEVDKFSHKATLEEIQENDYNLNIPRYVDTFEEEDPVDLNAVVKELESLEEEIELVDAEIEKYCAELGIKAPVFRR
- a CDS encoding restriction endonuclease subunit S, translating into MSVPELRFPEFEGEWDEFKLKEISTEIKRTSENVNEDVLTISASVGFISQKERWNKVIAGNSLKKYVLLKKNEFSYNRGNSKLFPYGCIYRLKNHDSALVPNVYRSFSLNGQNPLFFEQYFIGGYIDRQLRRIISSSARMDGLLNISKSDFFDVKIKAPKIDEQAKIGFFLAKVDEKIEKLEKKLELWEAYKKGMMQKIFSQELRFKDENGEDYPDWEEKKLTETGKIVTGNTPSTKNKEYYHEGTYLWVTPTDISSSKYIKSTERKLSDAGIKKARIVSKNSVLITCIASIGKNCIITENGSFNQQINAITPKKEFSHEFMYYIIDKNSEKLKKFAGITATPILNKKSFENMKFEFPCLDEQIKISNSLSSLDNKLGYLNGEIQINYNFKKGLLQKMFC
- a CDS encoding type I restriction endonuclease subunit R: MATQSEAALESKLINKLADGGYQRVQINDETELKSNFKAQLEKFNHIQLTDKEFNQILIHLEGGTVFDKAKKLRDRYELKRESGPVKYISFLNKKDWCKNIFQVTNQVTLRKKYENRYDVTILINGLPLVQIELKKRGVELKRAFNQINRYHRHSFKGLFNYVQIFVISNGVNTKYYANNKDLSFKYSFYWKDKDNHNISNLDEFADIFLEKCHLSKMIARYIVLNETDKALMVLRAYQYYAVEAILDKALNTKQNGYVWHTTGSGKTLTSFKVSQILEGEEGVDKIIFVVDRKDLDYQTTKEFNSFCDGAVDGTDNTKSLLKQLSGSNKLIITTIQKLTRAVDRHDIKLKDVKDKKIILMFDECHRSQFGEMHKKITGFFTNLQYFGFTGTPIFAVNSNKKRTTRDIFGEKLHTYVIKDAIHDQNVLGFCVEYLGTYKNKAVIDIEVEDIDRKEVMESDLRLEKIVEYIINNHDKKTYNREFNAIFAVSSVNVLKKYYDLFKSKDHDLKIATIFSYDDNEEIKGEKHSREKLDEYIKDYNELFGTNFSTETFDQYYVDVAKRSKDKQIDILIVVNMFLTGFDNKFLNTLYVDKNLKYHTLVQAYSRTNRLLNEKKKQGNIVCFRNLKKFTDDAIRLYSDEDAAEVVLMKTYDEYVKDFNEVLVQLFELTPDVYDVDELPSEVEKKLFVQIFRELLRLITRLYIFTEFDFEDLDIPEQAFEDFKSKYLDIYEEVNTPTGVEKTSVLDDIDFEIELIRRDDINVTYILTLLKELDYNSPSFEKDKEFIIGTMEKSRELRSKVQLIEQFIDNNIPQIENKDHIEENFEIFLEKEKEKAIDTLIKEEKLNDDLARDIISEYEFSGKMQNNLIKESFSDIMGLKERRSKLKTIKEYIMNLVDKFSW